The Benincasa hispida cultivar B227 chromosome 9, ASM972705v1, whole genome shotgun sequence genome has a segment encoding these proteins:
- the LOC120084602 gene encoding secreted RxLR effector protein 161-like: MATPQIIHFTVVLRILRYVKCTLGHGLQFSSQSSLLLLGYFDSNWVSDPTDRHSTSSYCLYLGGSLISWRSKKQSVVSCSSTEFEYRALANAMSELLCLCWLLSDMGVPQSSTNILHCDNHNAIQIAHNDVFHECTKYIEND; encoded by the coding sequence ATGGCTACCCCTCAGATCATTCATTTTACTGTTGTTCTTCGTATCCTCCGTTATGTCAAATGTACTTTGGGGCATGGACTTCAATTTTCTTCCCAGTCTTCCCTGCTTTTATTAGGCTATTTTGATTCTAATTGGGTTAGTGATCCTACTGACCGACATTCTACCTCCAGTTATTGTTTATACCTTGGTGGTTCTCTCATTTCCTGGCGCAGTAAGAAACAGAGTGTTGTTTCCTGTTCTAGTACGGAGTTTGAATATCGTGCTCTAGCTAATGCTATGTCAGAACTCTTGTGCCTTTGTTGGCTTCTTTCTGATATGGGAGTCCCTCAGTCGTCTACCAATATACTTCACTGTGACAATCATAATGCCATTCagattgctcacaatgatgtTTTTCATGAATGCACTAAGTATATTGAGAATGATTGA